From a region of the Gemmatimonadota bacterium genome:
- a CDS encoding carbon starvation protein A: MSRWLSALVWAVVSLAGAAAIGYLAVTRGETISAAWLLVAAVCTYAVGYRFYSKIIAAKIFALDATRATPAERLADGRDFVPTNKWIVFGHHFAAIAGPGPLVGPTLAAQFGFLPGALWIIVGVVLGGAVQDCVILCSSVRRNGKSLGQMAKEEIGPVAGFTALVAVLGIMIILISVLALIVVNALKSSPWGTVTIGLTIPIAMFMGLYLKYLRPGRVLEVSAIGIVMLILALYVGRWVGEHPAWAPIFTLDGVTLAYALMAYGFAASVVPVWLLLAPRDYLSAFVKIGVVFALGLGIILVLPPLQMPAVTQFIDGTGPVFAGKVFPFVFITIACGAISGFHALISSGTTPKILENEADARFIGYGAMLTESLVATMALIAACVLTPGVYFAINSPAGVIGTTAESAATMIATWGFTLAPEELTLLAQQVQESSLLSRTGGAPSLAVGMAKIFADVLGGPGAMALWYHFALMFEALFILTTLDAGTRVGRFMLQDLGKHVWEPFGRVSWYPAVVMSSGLFVACWGYFLYQGVTDPLGGINSLWPLFGIANQLLATVALCVGTTVIIKMGKARYAWMTMLPMAWLVIVTMTGGWMKLFDASPKVGFLAHASWVQGLLAEGKLPPGVADAAGAARLIFNDRLDAAVAGFFMVSVIIILADSIREWVAVLGGKKPMISSEHPYTARAAA; this comes from the coding sequence ATGTCCCGTTGGCTCTCGGCCCTCGTCTGGGCCGTCGTCTCGCTCGCCGGCGCCGCGGCCATCGGCTACCTCGCCGTCACGCGCGGTGAGACGATCAGCGCGGCCTGGCTGCTCGTGGCCGCCGTCTGCACCTACGCGGTCGGCTACCGCTTCTACTCGAAGATCATCGCGGCGAAGATCTTCGCGCTGGACGCGACGCGCGCGACCCCGGCCGAGCGGCTCGCCGACGGGCGCGACTTCGTGCCCACCAACAAGTGGATCGTCTTCGGGCATCACTTCGCGGCCATCGCCGGCCCCGGTCCGCTCGTCGGGCCCACGCTGGCGGCGCAGTTCGGGTTCCTCCCCGGGGCACTCTGGATCATCGTGGGCGTGGTGCTGGGCGGCGCGGTGCAGGACTGCGTGATCCTCTGCTCGTCGGTGCGGCGGAACGGCAAGTCGCTGGGGCAGATGGCGAAGGAGGAGATCGGACCGGTCGCCGGCTTCACCGCACTCGTCGCGGTGCTCGGCATCATGATCATCCTGATATCGGTGCTCGCGCTCATCGTCGTGAACGCGCTCAAGTCGTCGCCCTGGGGCACGGTGACGATCGGCCTCACGATCCCCATCGCGATGTTCATGGGCCTCTACCTCAAGTACCTGCGCCCCGGCCGCGTGCTCGAGGTGAGCGCGATCGGCATCGTGATGCTCATCCTCGCGCTCTACGTGGGACGCTGGGTGGGCGAGCACCCGGCCTGGGCGCCGATCTTCACGCTCGACGGCGTGACGCTCGCCTACGCGCTCATGGCGTACGGGTTCGCCGCCTCGGTGGTGCCCGTCTGGCTGCTCCTCGCGCCACGCGACTACCTCTCGGCGTTCGTGAAGATCGGCGTCGTCTTCGCGCTCGGGCTCGGCATCATCCTCGTGTTGCCGCCGTTGCAGATGCCCGCGGTCACGCAGTTCATCGACGGCACCGGCCCGGTCTTCGCGGGGAAGGTCTTCCCCTTCGTCTTCATCACCATCGCGTGCGGCGCCATCTCCGGCTTCCATGCACTGATCTCGTCGGGGACCACGCCGAAGATCCTCGAGAACGAGGCCGACGCGCGGTTCATCGGCTACGGCGCGATGCTCACCGAATCGCTCGTCGCCACCATGGCCCTCATCGCCGCCTGCGTGCTCACCCCGGGCGTGTACTTCGCGATCAACTCGCCCGCGGGGGTGATCGGCACCACCGCGGAGTCGGCGGCGACGATGATCGCCACCTGGGGCTTCACCCTCGCGCCCGAAGAACTGACGCTCCTCGCGCAGCAGGTGCAGGAGAGCTCCCTGCTCTCGCGTACCGGCGGTGCTCCCTCGCTCGCGGTGGGGATGGCGAAGATCTTCGCCGACGTTCTCGGCGGCCCGGGCGCGATGGCGCTCTGGTACCACTTCGCCCTCATGTTCGAGGCGCTCTTCATCCTCACCACGCTCGACGCCGGCACCCGTGTGGGCCGCTTCATGCTGCAGGACCTCGGCAAGCACGTCTGGGAGCCGTTCGGGCGCGTCTCGTGGTATCCCGCGGTGGTGATGTCGAGCGGCCTCTTCGTCGCCTGCTGGGGCTACTTCCTCTACCAGGGCGTGACCGACCCCCTCGGCGGCATCAACTCGCTCTGGCCGCTCTTCGGCATCGCCAACCAGCTGCTCGCGACGGTCGCGCTCTGCGTGGGCACGACGGTGATCATCAAGATGGGCAAGGCGCGCTACGCCTGGATGACCATGCTTCCCATGGCGTGGCTCGTGATCGTGACGATGACGGGCGGATGGATGAAGCTCTTCGACGCGAGCCCCAAGGTCGGCTTCCTCGCGCACGCCTCGTGGGTGCAGGGCCTGCTCGCCGAAGGGAAGCTCCCGCCGGGCGTCGCCGACGCGGCCGGTGCGGCTCGGCTCATCTTCAACGACCGGCTCGACGCGGCGGTCGCGGGGTTCTTCATGGTCTCGGTCATCATCATCCTCGCCGACTCCATCCGCGAGTGGGTCGCGGTGCTGGGCGGGAAGAAGCCGATGATCTCGAGCGAGCACCCGTACACGGCGCGCGCGGCGGCGTGA
- a CDS encoding SprT-like domain-containing protein, with translation MSSRPRTLDDLQLGFGFDQPSGSLSLVEPEIGDEVEQAQAELDAEDEADAERAADKLFGRLTTLGLMHIKRVVLTRNRSILVSVKGFELRIHEGFCEAPTEMHVQIVRFVMARRKWERQAARDAIVSYPLPRNTKPPRAPERTHPDDEPLAERLAEWHTRLNGERFGAQLKLVPIRVSRRMVRRLGHYAPGVEGGGAEIALSARHCHRDGFASALETLLHEMVHQWQHENGLPLDHGAEFRRKCREVGAVPSAKRAVC, from the coding sequence ATGAGTTCCCGCCCGCGCACGCTCGACGACCTCCAGCTCGGCTTCGGTTTCGACCAGCCGAGCGGCTCGCTCTCCCTCGTGGAGCCCGAGATCGGCGACGAGGTGGAGCAGGCGCAGGCGGAGCTCGACGCCGAGGACGAGGCCGACGCGGAACGGGCGGCCGACAAGCTCTTCGGGCGGCTGACGACGCTGGGGCTGATGCACATCAAGCGCGTCGTGCTCACGCGCAATCGCAGCATCCTCGTGAGCGTGAAGGGCTTCGAGCTCCGCATCCACGAGGGGTTCTGCGAGGCGCCGACCGAGATGCACGTGCAGATCGTGCGCTTCGTGATGGCGCGGCGGAAGTGGGAGCGGCAGGCGGCGCGCGACGCGATCGTGAGCTACCCGCTGCCGCGGAACACCAAGCCGCCGCGCGCGCCGGAGCGGACGCACCCCGACGACGAGCCGCTCGCCGAGCGGCTGGCGGAGTGGCACACCCGGTTGAACGGCGAACGGTTCGGGGCGCAGCTCAAGCTGGTGCCCATCCGCGTCTCGCGGCGGATGGTGCGGCGGCTCGGGCATTACGCGCCCGGGGTGGAGGGCGGCGGCGCCGAGATCGCGCTGAGCGCGCGGCACTGCCATCGCGACGGCTTCGCGAGCGCGCTCGAGACGCTGCTGCACGAGATGGTGCACCAATGGCAGCACGAGAACGGGCTGCCGCTGGACCATGGGGCGGAGTTCCGGCGGAAGTGCCGGGAAGTGGGGGCGGTGCCGAGCGCCAAACGGGCGGTATGCTAG
- a CDS encoding SDR family oxidoreductase, producing the protein MTNSPSSRPLAVVTGASAGLGREFARQLAERGFDLLLVARDHERLKSLGSELSLQYGITADAWPADLSRDDGMRTLAEFLAQNERVLLLINNAGFGTKGKLATRPVAEQATMLELHVMAPMLLTRAVLPGMIARREGRIINVASVASFTASPGNVNYCATKAYERVFMEGLAMELVGTGVQVQALCPGFTHTEFHDRMQIDKSKGIPSWAWLNADRVVRESLDAAFGDGPTVVIPGKRYKLVVAMLRHMPMWVRGMLQERYGRARI; encoded by the coding sequence ATGACCAACTCCCCGAGCTCCCGCCCCCTCGCCGTCGTCACCGGTGCTTCCGCCGGCCTCGGCCGCGAGTTCGCCCGCCAGCTCGCCGAGCGCGGCTTCGACCTCCTCCTCGTCGCGCGCGACCACGAGCGCCTCAAGTCGCTCGGGTCGGAGCTCTCGCTGCAGTACGGGATCACGGCCGACGCCTGGCCGGCCGACCTCTCGCGCGACGACGGCATGCGGACCCTCGCCGAGTTCCTCGCGCAGAACGAGCGCGTGCTGCTCCTGATCAACAACGCGGGCTTCGGCACCAAGGGGAAGCTCGCCACGCGACCGGTGGCCGAGCAGGCGACGATGCTCGAGCTGCACGTGATGGCGCCGATGCTCCTCACGCGCGCGGTGCTGCCGGGGATGATCGCGCGCCGCGAGGGGCGGATCATCAACGTGGCCTCCGTGGCCTCGTTCACCGCGAGCCCGGGGAACGTGAACTACTGCGCGACCAAGGCGTACGAGCGCGTGTTCATGGAGGGCCTCGCGATGGAACTGGTGGGGACCGGCGTGCAGGTGCAGGCGCTCTGCCCCGGGTTCACGCACACCGAGTTCCACGACCGGATGCAGATCGACAAGTCGAAGGGGATTCCGAGCTGGGCGTGGTTGAACGCCGACCGGGTCGTCCGCGAATCGTTGGACGCCGCCTTCGGTGACGGGCCGACCGTGGTGATCCCGGGGAAGCGGTACAAGCTGGTGGTCGCGATGCTCCGGCACATGCCGATGTGGGTGCGCGGGATGCTGCAGGAGCGATACGGCCGGGCGCGGATCTGA
- a CDS encoding CapA family protein, with protein sequence MGARDAAGAIRPGADLTTALLVAILVAAALSGATPLAAQVAPARDTLRIVHVGDINLARTVGRRILRGDGDSVFRDVRAALQAADLAIGNLESVLVDRGDTTDAANAMTFSGPKQGAALLRDAGFTMVTTANNHAWDRGHRGLLQSLAHLDSAGVQHAGTGATREEAWRPAIIRRGDWTIAVVSMTRVFNGPGMNLAGTGPACCIAWADSLRFRDAARWARDSAGADLVLASVHGGVEYRATPRPQEAAFLRALVRAGADVVIGHHPHVPQGIEWVEGRPILHSLGNFVFLQNGAWTRRGLWAELVVAPDRTITVRVRPVQATLRPGFATGRDSAAVMTHVDSLSRLLGRPAVQPARARARTEPHVTPRRAPPRDSVRRDPRRR encoded by the coding sequence GTGGGTGCGCGGGATGCTGCAGGAGCGATACGGCCGGGCGCGGATCTGACGACGGCGCTCCTCGTCGCGATCCTCGTCGCCGCGGCGCTCTCTGGCGCGACGCCGCTCGCGGCGCAGGTCGCGCCCGCGCGTGACACGTTGCGCATCGTGCACGTGGGCGACATCAACCTCGCGCGCACCGTGGGGCGGCGCATCCTCCGCGGCGATGGCGACAGCGTCTTCCGCGACGTGCGCGCCGCGTTGCAGGCGGCCGACCTCGCGATCGGGAACCTCGAGAGCGTGCTCGTCGACCGCGGCGACACGACCGACGCCGCGAACGCGATGACCTTCTCCGGCCCGAAGCAGGGCGCGGCGTTGCTGCGCGACGCCGGGTTCACGATGGTCACCACCGCGAACAACCATGCGTGGGACCGCGGACACCGCGGCCTGCTCCAATCGCTCGCCCACCTGGACTCCGCGGGTGTGCAGCACGCTGGCACCGGCGCGACGCGCGAGGAGGCGTGGCGTCCTGCGATCATCAGACGAGGCGACTGGACCATCGCCGTGGTGTCGATGACGCGCGTGTTCAATGGTCCGGGGATGAACCTCGCCGGGACCGGTCCCGCCTGCTGCATCGCGTGGGCGGACTCCCTCCGGTTCCGGGACGCCGCGCGCTGGGCCCGCGACTCGGCCGGTGCCGACCTCGTCCTCGCGTCGGTGCACGGCGGCGTGGAGTATCGCGCGACGCCGCGCCCCCAGGAGGCGGCGTTCCTGCGGGCGCTCGTGCGCGCGGGCGCCGACGTGGTCATCGGGCATCATCCACACGTACCGCAGGGCATCGAGTGGGTGGAGGGGAGACCGATCCTCCATTCGCTCGGCAACTTCGTCTTCCTGCAGAACGGCGCGTGGACGCGGCGCGGCCTCTGGGCCGAGTTGGTCGTCGCGCCCGACCGGACGATCACCGTGCGCGTGCGGCCCGTTCAGGCGACCCTGCGGCCGGGGTTCGCGACCGGCCGCGACTCCGCCGCGGTGATGACCCACGTCGATTCGCTCTCGCGGCTGCTGGGGCGCCCCGCGGTGCAACCCGCACGCGCCCGCGCACGTACGGAGCCCCATGTCACCCCTCGGCGCGCTCCACCTCGCGACAGCGTTCGCCGCGATCCTCGCCGGCGGTAG
- a CDS encoding metallophosphoesterase produces MRILQLSDIHFGRHAVPAYHAAALRRIAEGRYDVVALVGDLTQRNRSWQFRAARAFCDAVRAHAKLLVVPGNHDVAWWWKPVGLGFGAPMLGAYRRWIAPELEPQLQLRGVTMVGLNSCHGIRPYTLTTRLRDLSVVGAVLPDQWERARAAFAAAPAGDLKVLVFHHNLLRGDLSARWGLVQRSAGIRAAHATGADLVLNGHDHQTRIEPVELDMRRMVVSHSTSFCERTRGGLPAAFQEIEVAPEAVTVRACVWDREAADFSPRQDRIFPR; encoded by the coding sequence GTGCGGATCCTTCAGCTCTCGGACATCCACTTCGGGCGGCACGCGGTCCCCGCGTACCACGCGGCTGCCCTGCGGCGCATCGCCGAGGGCCGGTACGACGTCGTCGCGCTCGTGGGCGACCTCACGCAGCGCAACCGGTCGTGGCAGTTCCGCGCGGCGCGCGCCTTCTGCGATGCGGTGCGCGCGCATGCCAAGCTCCTGGTGGTGCCGGGGAACCACGACGTCGCCTGGTGGTGGAAGCCCGTGGGCCTCGGCTTCGGCGCGCCGATGCTCGGCGCCTATCGCAGGTGGATCGCACCCGAGCTCGAGCCGCAGCTCCAGCTGCGGGGTGTGACGATGGTAGGGCTCAACTCCTGCCACGGCATCCGGCCGTACACGCTGACCACGCGGCTCCGCGACCTGAGCGTGGTCGGGGCGGTACTCCCGGACCAGTGGGAGCGCGCGCGCGCAGCGTTCGCCGCCGCGCCGGCCGGGGACCTCAAGGTCCTCGTCTTCCATCACAACCTCCTGCGCGGCGATCTCTCGGCGCGGTGGGGGCTGGTGCAGCGCTCGGCCGGCATCCGCGCCGCGCACGCCACCGGCGCCGACCTCGTGCTGAACGGGCACGACCACCAGACGCGCATCGAGCCGGTCGAGCTCGACATGCGCCGCATGGTCGTCTCGCACAGCACCTCGTTCTGCGAGCGGACGCGCGGCGGACTCCCCGCCGCCTTCCAGGAGATCGAGGTGGCGCCCGAGGCCGTGACCGTCCGCGCCTGCGTCTGGGATCGCGAGGCCGCTGACTTCTCGCCCCGTCAGGACCGTATATTCCCGCGATGA
- a CDS encoding acyl-CoA dehydrogenase family protein: MSASDTETFLASAQLRARDGDLFNIDAALTEEERAVRDSVRAFVNEKVLPIIGQCYVDGRFPKELIAEMGENGYFGANLPEEYGCAGLNNVMYGLIMQELERGDSGIRSFASVQGALVMYPIYAFGSEEQKKHWLPQMAKGTKIGCFGLTEPDYGSNPAGMITRARQQADGTWILNGAKMWITNGSTAHVAVVWAKTDDADTETGDSIRGFLVPTDAKGFKAKDTKGKLSLRASDTSELVFDNVHLPAEAILPKSGGLKSPLMCLTQARYGISWGVLGAAMACYEEALSYGKNRVMFGKPIAGFQIQQVRLADMITEITKGQLLSLHLGRMKDAGTFTPQQVSMAKRNNVDIATDIAREARRLLGGVGIVAEYGAMRHMANLESVYTYEGTHDVHSLILGQAVTGISAFK; this comes from the coding sequence ATGTCCGCCTCCGATACCGAGACCTTCCTCGCCTCCGCGCAGCTCCGCGCGCGTGACGGCGACCTCTTCAACATCGACGCCGCCCTCACCGAAGAGGAGCGCGCCGTCCGCGATTCCGTCCGCGCCTTCGTCAACGAGAAGGTCCTGCCGATCATCGGGCAGTGCTACGTCGACGGCCGCTTCCCGAAGGAGCTCATCGCCGAGATGGGCGAGAACGGCTACTTCGGCGCGAACCTCCCCGAGGAGTACGGCTGCGCCGGGCTGAACAACGTCATGTACGGGCTCATCATGCAGGAGCTCGAGCGCGGCGACTCCGGCATCCGCTCCTTCGCCTCGGTGCAGGGCGCGCTGGTGATGTATCCCATCTACGCCTTCGGCAGCGAGGAGCAGAAGAAGCACTGGCTCCCGCAGATGGCGAAGGGCACGAAGATCGGCTGCTTCGGCCTCACCGAGCCCGACTACGGGTCCAATCCCGCCGGGATGATCACCCGCGCGCGCCAGCAGGCCGACGGGACCTGGATCCTGAACGGCGCGAAGATGTGGATCACCAACGGCTCCACCGCGCACGTCGCGGTCGTCTGGGCCAAGACGGACGACGCCGACACCGAGACGGGCGATTCGATCCGCGGCTTCCTCGTGCCCACCGACGCCAAGGGCTTCAAGGCGAAGGACACCAAGGGCAAGCTCTCGCTCCGCGCCTCCGACACGAGCGAGCTCGTCTTCGACAACGTGCATCTCCCCGCTGAGGCGATCCTCCCCAAGTCGGGCGGCCTCAAGAGCCCGCTGATGTGCCTCACGCAGGCCCGCTACGGCATCTCGTGGGGCGTCCTCGGCGCCGCCATGGCCTGCTACGAGGAGGCGCTGAGCTACGGCAAGAACCGCGTCATGTTCGGCAAGCCGATCGCCGGCTTCCAGATCCAGCAGGTGCGCCTGGCCGACATGATCACCGAGATCACGAAGGGGCAGCTCCTCTCGCTCCACCTTGGCCGCATGAAGGACGCCGGCACCTTCACGCCGCAGCAGGTCTCGATGGCCAAGCGCAACAACGTCGACATCGCGACCGACATCGCGCGTGAGGCGCGGCGTCTCCTCGGCGGCGTGGGCATCGTGGCCGAGTACGGCGCGATGCGGCACATGGCGAACCTCGAGAGCGTCTACACGTACGAGGGGACGCATGACGTTCATTCGCTCATCCTCGGCCAGGCCGTCACGGGGATCAGCGCGTTCAAGTGA
- a CDS encoding DUF2306 domain-containing protein produces the protein MSPLGALHLATAFAAILAGGSVLLTGPKGGRTHRRLGWVYLISMLTLNASALSIYRLFGGFGPFHVAAIVSVVGTGFGALFAIRARRARSRGDLVARARLIEGHYQAIGWSYIGLIAALVSETATRLDIVRRTAGPGAVFGIAVGVATAAVVFVGSRMLRKHRARLLAPFAQNR, from the coding sequence ATGTCACCCCTCGGCGCGCTCCACCTCGCGACAGCGTTCGCCGCGATCCTCGCCGGCGGTAGCGTCCTGCTCACCGGCCCCAAGGGCGGCCGCACGCACCGGCGACTCGGCTGGGTCTACCTGATCTCCATGCTCACATTGAACGCCTCCGCGCTGTCGATCTATCGACTGTTCGGCGGCTTCGGGCCGTTCCATGTCGCCGCGATCGTGAGCGTCGTCGGCACCGGATTCGGCGCGCTGTTCGCGATCCGGGCGCGACGCGCCAGGTCGCGAGGGGATCTCGTCGCGCGCGCCCGTCTGATCGAAGGCCACTATCAGGCGATCGGCTGGTCCTACATCGGGTTGATCGCCGCCCTCGTCTCCGAGACCGCCACGCGGCTCGACATCGTGAGACGGACCGCTGGTCCGGGAGCCGTGTTCGGCATCGCGGTCGGCGTGGCGACCGCGGCGGTCGTGTTCGTCGGGTCGCGCATGCTGCGGAAGCACCGCGCCCGCCTGCTGGCACCGTTCGCCCAGAACCGCTGA
- a CDS encoding sterol desaturase family protein — MGIIQAAIPLFFLLIALELVWAQATGRRVLRLNDSLSDLSCGILSQLAGIFTKLFTVGIFIWVADHARVQRWLPFVAEWPERAPFIAAAGFPGFTVDFPAFLSWAAVFTLVDLAYYFSHRYAHEINILWAGHVVHHSSEEYNLPVALRQSALHGLMSWVFYVPLALMGVPWRMFLASNAINLVYQFWIHTRAIGTMGRATEWIMNTPSHHRVHHGVNPEYQDKNYAGVFIIWDRMFGTFEPEVEEPVYGITKPLNSWNPLWANVHVFVQIARDAWRARRWADKLRIVFGRPGWRPPELGPVERPVPVSVDTFEKFDPPVPAPLAWYGFVQFAAALVAGFLLLQAAGSIPIALAVAPAFFIAVALAGVGGVFERAKWARPLETARLLATAATCGGLLWTGLAPGVVAWGGLAFCLVSLAVLWAYRAELTHTELAPLM, encoded by the coding sequence ATGGGCATCATCCAGGCCGCCATCCCGCTGTTCTTCCTCCTGATCGCCCTCGAGCTGGTGTGGGCGCAGGCGACGGGCCGTCGCGTCCTGCGGCTCAATGACAGCCTCTCCGACCTGAGCTGCGGCATCCTCTCCCAGCTGGCGGGGATCTTCACCAAGCTCTTCACGGTCGGGATCTTCATCTGGGTCGCCGATCACGCGCGGGTCCAGCGGTGGCTGCCCTTCGTCGCCGAGTGGCCGGAGCGGGCGCCGTTCATCGCCGCTGCGGGGTTCCCGGGATTCACGGTGGACTTTCCCGCCTTCCTGAGCTGGGCCGCCGTTTTCACGCTCGTCGATCTCGCGTACTACTTCTCGCACCGCTACGCCCACGAGATCAACATCCTCTGGGCCGGCCACGTCGTCCATCACTCGAGCGAGGAGTACAACCTCCCCGTCGCGTTGCGGCAGAGCGCGCTGCACGGGCTCATGAGCTGGGTCTTCTACGTCCCGCTCGCGCTCATGGGTGTGCCGTGGCGGATGTTCCTCGCGAGCAACGCGATCAACCTCGTCTACCAGTTCTGGATCCACACGCGCGCGATCGGCACGATGGGCCGCGCGACCGAGTGGATCATGAACACGCCGAGCCACCACCGCGTCCATCACGGGGTGAATCCGGAGTATCAGGACAAGAACTACGCCGGGGTCTTCATCATCTGGGACCGGATGTTCGGGACGTTCGAGCCCGAGGTCGAGGAGCCGGTGTACGGGATCACGAAGCCGCTCAACAGCTGGAACCCGCTCTGGGCGAACGTGCACGTGTTCGTGCAGATCGCGCGGGACGCCTGGCGGGCGCGGCGGTGGGCGGACAAGCTCCGGATCGTGTTCGGGCGACCGGGCTGGCGGCCGCCGGAACTGGGCCCCGTCGAGCGCCCGGTGCCGGTCTCGGTCGACACGTTCGAGAAGTTCGACCCGCCGGTCCCGGCGCCGCTGGCCTGGTACGGGTTCGTCCAGTTCGCGGCCGCGCTCGTCGCCGGGTTCCTGCTCCTGCAGGCGGCGGGGTCGATCCCGATCGCGCTCGCGGTCGCGCCGGCCTTCTTCATCGCCGTGGCGCTCGCGGGCGTGGGTGGGGTGTTCGAGCGCGCCAAGTGGGCCCGGCCGCTCGAGACCGCGCGGCTCCTCGCGACCGCGGCGACCTGCGGGGGCCTGCTCTGGACCGGCCTGGCGCCAGGCGTCGTCGCGTGGGGCGGGCTGGCATTCTGCCTCGTCTCGCTCGCGGTCCTTTGGGCGTACCGGGCGGAGCTGACCCACACGGAGCTGGCGCCGCTCATGTGA
- a CDS encoding NAD-dependent isocitrate dehydrogenase — MSPAREVTLIPGDGIGPAITDATLRVLDAAGATFTWDRQLAGQAAVAAHGDPLPEATLESVRRTKLALKGPLETPVGKGFRSINVALRKEFDLYANLRPAKTVLTGGRFENVDLVLVRENTEGLYVGAEAYVKVGDDPHAVAQSTAVITRSGAERIIRYAFEYAVKHGRKRVTVVHKANILKYSQGLFLEMGRKVAAEYAGRVASDDKIVDACAMELVMRPEKFDVIVTTNLFGDILSDLTSGLVGGLGLTPGANIGYTCGIFEAVHGTAPDIAGKGIANPTAVMLAACQLLDHIGDQERANRIRAAIEATLREHKTVTGDVGGKATTDEYTDAVIARLKG, encoded by the coding sequence ATGAGCCCCGCTCGCGAAGTCACCCTCATCCCCGGCGACGGCATCGGCCCCGCCATCACCGACGCCACGTTGCGCGTGCTCGACGCCGCCGGTGCGACGTTCACATGGGACCGCCAGCTCGCGGGGCAGGCCGCCGTCGCGGCGCATGGTGATCCGCTCCCCGAGGCGACGCTCGAGTCGGTGCGGCGCACCAAGCTCGCGCTCAAGGGCCCGCTCGAGACGCCGGTCGGGAAGGGCTTCCGCTCGATCAATGTTGCGCTTCGCAAGGAGTTCGACCTCTACGCGAACCTGCGCCCCGCCAAGACCGTCCTCACCGGCGGCCGCTTCGAGAACGTGGACCTCGTCCTCGTGCGCGAGAACACCGAAGGGCTGTACGTCGGCGCCGAAGCGTACGTGAAGGTCGGGGACGACCCGCACGCCGTCGCGCAGTCCACCGCGGTGATCACGCGCAGCGGCGCGGAGCGCATCATCCGCTACGCCTTCGAGTACGCGGTGAAGCACGGACGCAAGCGCGTCACCGTCGTGCACAAGGCCAACATCCTCAAGTACTCTCAGGGCCTCTTCCTCGAGATGGGCCGGAAGGTCGCCGCCGAGTACGCAGGACGCGTCGCGAGTGACGACAAGATCGTCGACGCGTGCGCGATGGAACTCGTGATGCGCCCCGAGAAGTTCGACGTGATCGTGACGACGAACCTCTTCGGCGACATCCTCTCCGACCTGACCTCGGGGCTCGTCGGCGGGCTCGGCCTCACGCCGGGCGCGAACATCGGCTACACCTGCGGCATCTTCGAGGCCGTGCACGGTACCGCGCCCGACATCGCGGGGAAGGGGATCGCGAACCCAACGGCGGTGATGCTCGCCGCCTGCCAGCTGCTCGATCACATCGGCGACCAGGAGCGCGCGAACCGCATCCGCGCGGCGATCGAGGCCACCCTCCGCGAGCACAAGACCGTCACCGGCGACGTGGGCGGCAAGGCGACCACGGACGAGTACACCGATGCCGTGATCGCGCGGCTCAAGGGCTGA
- a CDS encoding electron transfer flavoprotein subunit beta/FixA family protein: MKIAVCIKRVPDMDVRFKIAPSGKAVDETGLKFDISDFDGYAVEAALQIKEKLNAGEVVVISLGPDVVQEILRKAMSMGADRAVQLKADAVPADSHAIATALAAELKDGGYDLIMFGRMSIDTAHGATGAMTAELLGLPVVNAISKLEFDGRTAKMRRELEGAYELVECALPAVVTIDEGIARPRYPSLKGIMAAKKKPLETKPAQLPASRLALDAMALPPERAAGRIIGEGSAVVPELVRLLKEEAKVL, encoded by the coding sequence GTGAAGATCGCCGTCTGCATCAAGCGCGTCCCCGACATGGACGTCCGTTTCAAGATCGCCCCCTCCGGCAAGGCCGTGGACGAGACGGGGCTCAAGTTCGACATCTCCGACTTCGACGGCTATGCCGTCGAGGCCGCGCTCCAGATCAAGGAGAAGCTGAACGCCGGTGAGGTCGTCGTGATCTCGCTCGGCCCCGACGTCGTCCAGGAGATCCTCCGGAAGGCGATGTCGATGGGCGCCGATCGCGCCGTGCAGCTCAAGGCCGACGCCGTCCCCGCCGACTCGCACGCCATCGCGACCGCGCTGGCGGCCGAGCTCAAGGACGGCGGCTACGATCTCATCATGTTCGGCCGCATGTCGATCGACACGGCGCACGGCGCGACCGGCGCGATGACGGCCGAGCTCCTGGGCCTGCCGGTCGTGAACGCGATCAGCAAGCTCGAGTTCGACGGCCGCACCGCGAAGATGCGCCGCGAGCTCGAGGGCGCGTACGAGCTGGTCGAATGCGCGCTCCCCGCCGTGGTCACCATCGATGAAGGCATCGCGCGGCCGCGCTATCCCTCGCTCAAGGGGATCATGGCCGCGAAGAAGAAGCCGCTCGAGACCAAGCCCGCGCAGCTCCCGGCGTCGCGCCTCGCCCTCGATGCGATGGCCCTCCCGCCCGAGCGTGCCGCGGGTCGCATCATCGGCGAGGGCTCGGCCGTCGTGCCCGAGCTCGTCCGACTCCTCAAGGAAGAAGCGAAGGTCCTCTGA